The following are encoded in a window of Chryseobacterium sp. genomic DNA:
- a CDS encoding DUF6089 family protein codes for MNKKLLLSLFAVILTVASVKAQRHELGVRLGTSNLVGDIGRTGYVLQKPFGDTSTYGFPAYGGIIYRMNFNPYQTLRFDLGYSHIQFGDAWAKEEYRRNRKLWGTNTLLEADAIFEYNLFPVNNEQERGMLSPYIFAGIGAMMHDVTQATLNHDYRRDVDGVAQAPVNEIDFNTTAEYYSGRKVTGYLPFGIGLKYKFNYNWAISGELMFRPTLTDQLDYSTISAKDLKSTYNTDILAPNTNTSLLQTDIYYAVSKEREREFLKNREVGDPNGNDWINSVTLGITYSFGRPPCYCD; via the coding sequence ATGAATAAAAAATTATTACTTAGCTTGTTTGCAGTTATTCTTACAGTAGCAAGTGTAAAGGCGCAACGGCACGAATTAGGTGTGCGTTTGGGAACAAGCAATTTGGTAGGAGACATAGGAAGAACAGGTTATGTTTTACAGAAGCCATTTGGAGATACCTCCACCTATGGTTTTCCGGCATACGGCGGTATTATCTACCGTATGAATTTCAATCCGTATCAAACCCTCCGTTTTGATCTTGGTTACAGCCATATCCAGTTTGGTGATGCCTGGGCCAAAGAAGAATACCGCAGAAACCGTAAGCTGTGGGGAACCAACACACTGCTGGAAGCCGATGCGATTTTTGAATACAATCTTTTCCCTGTGAATAACGAACAGGAACGCGGTATGCTGAGTCCTTATATTTTTGCCGGAATAGGTGCCATGATGCATGATGTGACCCAGGCTACGCTGAACCATGACTACCGCCGCGATGTTGACGGTGTGGCGCAGGCACCGGTAAATGAAATTGACTTCAATACCACTGCCGAATATTACAGTGGCCGCAAAGTAACAGGTTACCTGCCTTTCGGTATCGGTTTAAAATATAAATTCAACTATAATTGGGCTATTTCGGGTGAACTTATGTTCAGGCCCACACTTACAGACCAGCTGGATTATAGTACAATCAGCGCGAAAGACCTGAAATCCACTTATAACACCGATATCCTGGCTCCTAATACCAATACGTCACTTTTACAGACGGATATCTATTATGCGGTATCCAAGGAAAGGGAAAGGGAGTTTTTGAAAAACAGAGAAGTGGGAGATCCAAACGGGAATGACTGGATAAACAGTGTAACCCTGGGAATCACCTATTCCTTCGGAAGACCTCCTTGTTATTGCGATTAA
- the topA gene encoding type I DNA topoisomerase produces the protein MPKNLVIVESPAKAKTIQKYLGKDFEVKSSFGHIRDLPKKGMGIDLTTFTPDYEVSADKKKIVSKLKDAVKKADTVWLASDEDREGEAIAWHLAQELKLKDDNTKRIVFHEITKNAILKAMENPRSIDQNLVNAQQARRVLDRIVGFEMSPVLWKKVKTGLSAGRVQSVAVRLVVERELEIRNFVPKSSFRVEGAFLNSEKQLIAAKVKKDFAEGQDAENFLTLAKDTEFTVLNVEKKPGTRTASAPFTTSTLQQEASNRLGYGVTSTMRVAQRLYEEGFITYMRTDSVSLSQEAINGAKAQILSEYGEEYSQPRNYTTKSASAQEAHEAIRPTDFSVKSVGDAQLNRLYQLIYKRTLASQMANAKIEKTVIEIGSPKLPQHFEAQGEVIVFDGFLKAYGITKTDEDEEENNEKILPKVSVGEALSYKKIEATEKFTKPAARYTEAGLVKKLEELGIGRPSTYAPTIQTIQNRAYVDKREIEPQEREIMKMSLTKSGLKKEVLTEKFGGDKNKFVPTDIGEVVNDFLTQNFAEILDYGFTAKVEQDFDDIANGSEKWKEILQGFYSDFHPRIEDVEENADRANGERILGTDPKSGKNVIARIGRFGPMVQIGEQDDEEKPVFASLMASQNIATITLEEALELFRLPFDLQEYEGQPVSVGVGRFGPYVKWGETFISIPRGEDPLSVTQERAEEIIREKQIADAPVATYKGEGVTKGTGRFGPFIKYKSLFINVPKRYDFDNLTQEEMHELIEAKLEKEANRYIRQWEDEKISIENGRWGPFIKFGKKMFKIPKTKKDEKYTAEELAGVSLDEVKKWITAQDKDAFKEKPKKAAVKKTAVKKPAAKKTTAKKPAAKKK, from the coding sequence ATGCCAAAAAATTTAGTGATTGTGGAATCACCTGCAAAAGCAAAGACCATTCAGAAGTACCTTGGGAAAGATTTTGAGGTGAAATCCAGTTTCGGTCATATCCGCGACCTGCCTAAAAAGGGGATGGGGATTGACCTCACTACGTTTACTCCCGATTACGAAGTTTCGGCAGATAAGAAAAAGATAGTTTCTAAACTCAAAGATGCAGTGAAGAAGGCGGATACCGTATGGCTGGCTTCCGATGAAGACCGTGAAGGTGAGGCCATTGCCTGGCACCTGGCCCAGGAACTGAAATTGAAGGATGACAATACAAAACGTATTGTTTTTCACGAAATTACAAAGAATGCAATCCTGAAAGCCATGGAGAATCCGAGGTCTATTGACCAAAACCTTGTAAACGCCCAGCAGGCGCGAAGGGTTCTGGACCGGATTGTAGGTTTTGAAATGTCTCCGGTACTTTGGAAGAAAGTGAAGACCGGACTTTCAGCCGGTCGTGTACAGTCGGTAGCTGTCCGTTTGGTTGTGGAAAGGGAACTTGAAATCAGGAACTTTGTGCCTAAATCAAGTTTTCGGGTAGAGGGTGCTTTCCTGAACAGTGAAAAGCAACTTATTGCAGCTAAAGTGAAGAAGGATTTTGCAGAAGGGCAGGATGCCGAAAATTTTCTCACCCTTGCAAAAGATACAGAATTCACGGTGCTTAATGTGGAAAAGAAACCGGGCACACGTACGGCCTCAGCACCTTTTACAACATCCACTTTACAGCAGGAAGCCAGTAACCGTCTCGGTTATGGCGTGACCTCTACCATGAGAGTGGCACAGCGACTTTACGAAGAAGGTTTCATCACCTATATGCGTACCGACTCGGTAAGTCTGTCCCAGGAAGCAATCAATGGTGCGAAAGCACAGATTTTATCTGAATATGGTGAAGAATATTCCCAGCCGCGCAATTATACAACCAAATCCGCATCGGCTCAGGAAGCTCACGAAGCCATACGTCCCACAGACTTTTCTGTGAAGTCAGTTGGCGATGCACAGCTTAACAGGCTTTACCAGCTTATATATAAAAGGACGCTGGCCAGCCAGATGGCAAATGCCAAAATTGAGAAGACCGTAATTGAAATTGGAAGTCCAAAATTGCCTCAGCATTTTGAGGCGCAGGGTGAAGTTATCGTTTTTGACGGCTTTCTGAAGGCTTACGGAATTACCAAAACTGATGAAGATGAGGAGGAAAACAATGAAAAAATTCTTCCGAAAGTAAGCGTAGGTGAGGCATTGAGCTATAAAAAGATTGAAGCCACCGAAAAATTCACAAAACCTGCAGCCCGTTATACAGAAGCCGGCCTGGTGAAAAAACTGGAAGAGTTGGGCATAGGCCGACCTTCTACCTACGCACCGACGATACAAACCATACAGAACCGTGCTTATGTAGATAAAAGAGAAATTGAACCTCAGGAAAGGGAGATTATGAAAATGTCTCTAACCAAATCCGGGCTCAAAAAGGAAGTTCTAACAGAGAAGTTCGGCGGTGACAAAAATAAATTCGTACCTACTGATATTGGTGAAGTGGTAAATGATTTCCTGACGCAGAACTTCGCCGAGATCCTGGATTACGGTTTTACCGCCAAGGTGGAGCAGGATTTTGATGATATTGCCAACGGTTCGGAAAAGTGGAAGGAGATACTGCAGGGCTTCTACAGCGATTTCCATCCGCGGATTGAGGATGTGGAGGAAAATGCCGACCGTGCAAACGGAGAACGCATTCTTGGAACAGATCCGAAAAGCGGTAAAAACGTCATTGCCAGAATCGGCAGATTCGGTCCAATGGTGCAGATCGGTGAGCAGGATGATGAGGAAAAACCGGTTTTCGCCAGCCTCATGGCCTCTCAGAATATCGCGACAATTACGCTTGAAGAGGCTCTGGAGCTTTTCAGACTGCCTTTTGACCTTCAGGAATACGAGGGACAACCGGTTTCGGTAGGAGTAGGCCGTTTTGGTCCCTATGTAAAATGGGGTGAGACCTTCATCAGTATTCCGCGTGGCGAAGACCCTCTTTCTGTAACTCAGGAACGTGCTGAGGAAATCATCCGCGAGAAACAGATTGCTGATGCACCTGTGGCTACCTATAAAGGTGAAGGAGTGACAAAAGGAACCGGCAGATTCGGACCTTTCATCAAATATAAATCACTTTTCATCAATGTTCCCAAGCGCTATGACTTTGACAACCTTACACAGGAAGAAATGCATGAGCTTATAGAAGCCAAGCTGGAAAAAGAAGCCAACAGGTACATCCGCCAGTGGGAAGACGAGAAAATTTCGATTGAGAACGGAAGGTGGGGCCCCTTCATCAAATTCGGAAAGAAAATGTTTAAGATTCCGAAGACCAAAAAAGATGAAAAATATACTGCCGAAGAGCTGGCTGGGGTCTCTCTGGATGAGGTGAAAAAGTGGATTACTGCCCAGGACAAGGATGCCTTCAAGGAGAAACCGAAAAAAGCAGCTGTAAAGAAAACTGCTGTCAAAAAACCCGCAGCAAAAAAAACAACCGCCAAAAAGCCCGCTGCAAAAAAGAAATAA
- a CDS encoding beta-ketoacyl-ACP synthase III: protein MNQVYITRAAKYLPGNPISNDEMEDYLGYVNDTPSKAKALILRNNGIKTRYYALDKNNKPTETNAEITAKAVEKLFDENFTKEDMELLTCGTTSADQIQPSHASMVHGVLKPNHSIEINTSMGLCNAGMNALQYGFMSVKSGNSNNAVCVGSERFSAWMTADKFNHEAENLKQLEEKPIIAFKREFLRWMLSDGAGTFLLEKQPREGEVNLRIEFIDFFSYAHELEACMYAGCEKQEDGSLKSWAEYSADEWLKQSIFSLKQDTKLLGDFILKKGAQALRASFDKNNLNPDDMDYVLAHISSNYFKDGLREEFAAVGLDFPKEKWFYNLSEVGNIGAASIYIALEELMASGKLKKDEKVLLCIPESGRFAYSCALLTVM, encoded by the coding sequence ATGAATCAAGTCTATATCACAAGGGCAGCCAAGTATCTTCCGGGAAATCCAATTTCCAATGACGAAATGGAAGACTACCTTGGTTATGTTAATGATACACCTTCAAAAGCAAAGGCACTTATCCTTAGGAACAACGGAATCAAAACCAGATATTACGCGCTGGACAAAAACAATAAACCCACCGAAACCAACGCTGAAATCACAGCCAAGGCAGTTGAAAAGCTGTTTGACGAAAACTTCACCAAGGAGGACATGGAACTGCTTACCTGCGGAACCACATCAGCAGACCAGATCCAGCCTTCCCATGCCTCAATGGTTCACGGCGTACTGAAACCAAACCACTCCATAGAGATCAATACCTCCATGGGACTTTGCAACGCGGGTATGAACGCGCTTCAATACGGTTTTATGTCGGTAAAGTCAGGAAATTCCAATAACGCGGTTTGTGTTGGCTCCGAAAGATTCTCGGCCTGGATGACAGCAGACAAGTTCAACCACGAAGCAGAAAACCTGAAGCAGCTGGAAGAGAAACCGATTATCGCTTTCAAAAGGGAATTTTTAAGATGGATGCTTTCCGACGGCGCCGGTACTTTCCTGTTGGAAAAACAGCCGCGTGAAGGAGAAGTAAACCTTAGAATTGAATTCATCGATTTCTTCTCCTACGCACATGAGCTTGAAGCCTGCATGTACGCCGGTTGTGAAAAACAGGAAGACGGCAGTCTGAAGTCATGGGCCGAATATTCGGCGGATGAATGGCTGAAGCAATCGATTTTTTCGCTGAAGCAGGACACCAAACTTCTGGGCGATTTCATCCTGAAGAAAGGTGCTCAGGCGCTTAGAGCTTCATTCGACAAAAACAATCTGAATCCGGACGATATGGATTATGTGCTGGCACATATCTCTTCAAACTACTTCAAAGATGGCTTAAGAGAAGAGTTCGCGGCCGTTGGTCTGGATTTCCCGAAAGAAAAGTGGTTCTACAACCTTTCTGAAGTGGGTAACATAGGTGCGGCATCCATTTACATCGCACTGGAAGAACTTATGGCATCCGGAAAACTCAAAAAGGACGAAAAAGTTCTGCTCTGCATTCCGGAAAGCGGCCGTTTTGCCTATTCCTGCGCACTGTTAACCGTAATGTAA
- a CDS encoding dialkylrecorsinol condensing enzyme DarA, translating to MPKKILVTYYSQTGQLEEIMKNIAGGFRDRSHFEITYYEIKLKEDFEFPWKPEVFYDTFPESYLQVPREIIPPSEEILNTKYDLILFGYQVWFLTPSIPVISFLKSEFAERLMAHTPVVTISGTRNMWMLSQDKLKVHLKRLQAELVGNIALVDRHDNYTSVITILNWMQTGNKEQKKPLPPAGVAQKEIDEAGKYGQIIMKYAGSGSYGGMQKELVQNGAVEIRPFLIKVETVGNKLFTVFSGIIARKPQSRKFWVGVYKFYLMFAIWVVSPIVLFFYTLLTPFFYRKRKRQIEHYQGL from the coding sequence ATGCCGAAGAAGATACTGGTTACCTATTATTCACAAACCGGACAGCTAGAAGAGATCATGAAGAATATTGCCGGGGGATTCCGGGACCGCAGTCATTTTGAGATTACCTATTACGAGATCAAGCTGAAGGAGGATTTTGAATTTCCCTGGAAGCCGGAGGTTTTCTACGATACCTTTCCTGAAAGCTACCTGCAAGTGCCGCGTGAAATCATCCCGCCGTCTGAGGAAATCCTGAATACGAAATACGACCTGATCCTTTTTGGCTATCAGGTATGGTTTCTCACTCCTTCGATTCCTGTGATCTCTTTCCTTAAAAGTGAATTTGCCGAAAGACTGATGGCCCACACTCCGGTAGTCACCATTAGTGGGACAAGGAACATGTGGATGCTCTCTCAGGATAAACTTAAAGTGCATTTAAAAAGGCTGCAGGCCGAACTCGTCGGAAATATTGCGCTGGTAGACAGGCATGATAATTACACCAGCGTCATCACCATCCTGAACTGGATGCAGACAGGAAATAAAGAACAGAAAAAACCGCTTCCGCCGGCGGGTGTTGCCCAGAAGGAGATTGATGAAGCCGGAAAATACGGCCAAATCATTATGAAATATGCCGGGAGTGGCAGCTATGGTGGAATGCAGAAAGAATTGGTACAGAACGGAGCCGTAGAGATCCGCCCCTTCCTTATCAAGGTGGAAACCGTAGGCAATAAACTCTTTACGGTCTTTTCCGGAATCATTGCCAGAAAGCCTCAGAGCCGCAAATTTTGGGTTGGTGTGTACAAGTTTTACCTCATGTTTGCCATATGGGTGGTATCGCCCATTGTTTTATTTTTTTATACATTGCTGACTCCTTTCTTTTACAGGAAAAGAAAAAGACAGATTGAACACTATCAGGGACTTTAA
- a CDS encoding MMPL family transporter produces the protein MHRIFISLYYLIERFRLIAALLALAFLTAGAFYASRIKFEEDISQMLPKNGKSDITAQVLSQLEFSDKIIVLINSRSDGAKLTETADAFIERLEPLSPYIKSVQGKVDEDQISETFDFAQQNIPLLLDEDDYGIIADRISGDSINQRLAANYRALSSPAGLVTRDFIKKDPLGITALGLQKLNLLGKNKDFLLQDGYIVTKDGKNILLFIEPSFGGAETKNNEIFAEQLNIVKDSLNREFRGQTEVSFFGAPLIAAANAKQIKKDIQTTVLISTGVLLLLLIFYFRNILAPIIIFIPTVFGAVTGLIFIYIIKDSISAISLSVSAILIGITIDYAIHILTHYKHNNNIEDVLKEITHPIMMSASTTAVSFLCLTFVRSEALRDLGIFASITVIFSALFTLVLIPHLYRPGKTKTPQKKTFIDKIGAYPYEKNRALVIICSLLIVISFFGFSHIKFNQNISDLNFVPEEMKQNERKLQKLSDFTEKSIHVVSYGTSPSDAVDKNTKLLSFLKDQQKQENILSFQSVGEVVLSEKEQQQRIRRWNQFWTADRKADVITKLKMGGAVLGFNRSAFAEFEEMLNRNYQPISLNDYSNLPALQFSEFYRASPGMHTLSTIVKINEAQRAQFIRNVEKHNEVLAIDRQQINENFLGLLKDDFNNLINYSLIAVILIFLIFFRNTDLTVMAVIPIVLSGVVTAGILYFMGLELNIFSTIVCTLIFGAGVDFNIFLTQALQKEISTGKDQLPLYRVSIILALITTVLAVGALIFAKHPALYSVSTVALVGMVAVVVISFALYPLMFGYIRRRSQTGLMPVKLRVVLNSLFSLTVYAFGGIVFGIIAPFFSRRNEGKLRKIVASYLTMVLYTNPFVRKRVINQTGEKFEKPAVVIANHTSSLDILAMAMTTHKLIFFVNDWVYHSPIFGRLVRRLGFFPVSEGLEGNLDRLKKKVDQGYSLMIFPEGERSFTNSVQRFHKGAFYLAQHLKLDILPVYIHGTSEVMPKGDLFIHDGSITVVTGKRIAWDDMSFGETYQQRAKKVNALFREKFSELRKELEDEDYFAKKILMNYHYMEKEIVKDVHADWKGNKSLYLKLNSRIGPKDIILHISADYGQLDMLLTLQEAGRQIISYIRDAEKGNTARQNYLLQKRRIHYLDSFENLETVPEVLLISDPSFKLDELVELPARIIFLNRPEVQAPAGYQTSEATDGLTFFKIMDKF, from the coding sequence ATGCACAGGATTTTTATTTCTTTATATTATCTGATTGAAAGATTCCGCCTGATTGCGGCATTGCTGGCTCTGGCATTCCTGACAGCCGGTGCATTTTACGCCTCCAGAATAAAATTTGAAGAAGACATCAGCCAGATGTTGCCTAAGAACGGCAAATCCGACATTACAGCTCAGGTACTGTCACAACTGGAGTTCAGCGACAAAATAATCGTTCTTATAAACAGCAGGAGCGATGGAGCAAAACTTACTGAAACAGCAGATGCCTTCATTGAGAGGCTGGAGCCCCTGAGTCCATACATTAAATCAGTGCAGGGCAAAGTGGATGAAGACCAGATCTCAGAAACATTTGATTTTGCACAGCAAAATATTCCGCTGCTATTGGATGAAGATGACTACGGGATCATTGCAGACCGCATTTCCGGCGACAGTATCAATCAACGGCTTGCGGCCAATTACCGGGCACTATCATCTCCGGCAGGATTGGTCACCAGGGATTTCATCAAGAAAGATCCGTTGGGTATTACCGCGCTGGGGCTGCAGAAGCTTAATCTGCTGGGTAAAAACAAAGACTTCCTTCTGCAGGACGGATATATTGTTACCAAAGACGGTAAAAACATCCTTCTGTTCATTGAGCCTTCATTTGGTGGTGCAGAAACTAAAAACAATGAAATTTTTGCGGAACAGCTTAATATTGTTAAGGACAGCCTGAACAGGGAATTCCGGGGACAAACCGAAGTTTCCTTTTTTGGCGCACCGCTGATTGCCGCTGCCAATGCCAAACAGATCAAAAAAGACATCCAGACCACCGTACTGATTTCCACCGGAGTGCTTCTGTTGCTGCTTATCTTCTATTTCCGGAATATACTGGCACCCATCATCATTTTCATTCCCACAGTTTTCGGTGCCGTCACCGGATTGATTTTCATCTACATAATAAAGGACAGTATATCCGCAATCTCCCTCAGTGTCAGTGCGATACTGATTGGAATCACGATTGATTATGCCATCCATATTCTGACCCATTACAAGCACAACAATAATATAGAGGATGTCCTGAAAGAGATCACTCATCCCATCATGATGAGTGCATCTACAACAGCAGTGTCATTTCTGTGTCTGACATTTGTACGTTCGGAAGCGCTCAGGGACCTTGGGATTTTTGCCAGTATTACGGTCATCTTCTCCGCGCTTTTTACTTTGGTGCTCATTCCGCATCTGTACAGGCCCGGTAAAACGAAAACGCCTCAAAAGAAAACTTTCATCGATAAAATCGGAGCATATCCTTACGAAAAAAACAGAGCTTTGGTCATCATCTGCTCTCTGCTGATTGTTATTTCATTTTTTGGCTTCAGCCATATAAAATTCAACCAAAACATTTCTGACCTGAATTTTGTACCCGAGGAAATGAAGCAGAATGAAAGAAAGCTGCAGAAACTTTCCGACTTTACTGAGAAGTCCATCCATGTGGTTTCCTACGGCACTTCACCGTCTGATGCTGTTGATAAAAATACAAAGCTGTTATCTTTCTTAAAAGATCAGCAGAAGCAGGAAAACATATTGAGTTTTCAGTCGGTGGGTGAAGTGGTACTTTCAGAAAAAGAACAGCAACAACGGATCCGCCGGTGGAATCAATTCTGGACCGCTGACCGAAAAGCAGACGTTATTACGAAGTTGAAGATGGGTGGTGCTGTACTTGGATTTAATCGCTCGGCCTTCGCTGAATTTGAAGAGATGCTGAACAGAAATTATCAGCCAATTTCACTTAACGATTACTCTAACCTGCCAGCCCTGCAGTTTTCAGAATTTTACCGCGCCAGCCCGGGAATGCATACACTGTCCACTATTGTGAAGATTAATGAAGCACAGCGCGCGCAATTCATCCGCAATGTGGAGAAGCACAATGAAGTCCTTGCCATAGACCGCCAGCAGATCAATGAAAATTTCCTGGGTTTACTTAAGGACGACTTCAACAATCTGATCAATTACTCGCTGATCGCCGTTATCCTTATATTTCTGATTTTTTTCCGGAACACAGACCTTACGGTCATGGCCGTGATCCCAATCGTTCTTTCCGGTGTCGTAACTGCGGGCATCCTTTACTTTATGGGGCTTGAACTCAATATTTTCAGTACTATTGTATGCACGTTAATCTTCGGTGCCGGTGTCGATTTCAATATTTTCCTGACCCAGGCGCTTCAGAAAGAGATCAGCACCGGAAAAGACCAGCTGCCGCTTTACAGGGTGTCCATCATTCTGGCACTTATCACCACCGTGCTGGCTGTGGGAGCTTTGATTTTCGCGAAACACCCTGCGCTGTATTCGGTTTCTACAGTAGCCCTGGTGGGAATGGTGGCTGTGGTGGTCATTTCATTTGCCCTGTACCCACTGATGTTCGGATACATCCGCAGGCGTTCGCAAACAGGTTTGATGCCTGTAAAATTGAGGGTAGTACTTAATTCCCTTTTCTCACTTACTGTTTATGCTTTTGGCGGAATTGTTTTTGGAATTATCGCACCATTCTTCAGCAGAAGAAATGAAGGAAAATTAAGAAAAATAGTAGCTTCTTATCTCACCATGGTTCTTTATACCAATCCTTTTGTCCGGAAAAGAGTAATCAACCAAACGGGAGAAAAGTTTGAAAAACCTGCCGTGGTTATCGCCAATCACACGTCCTCTCTGGATATTCTGGCAATGGCCATGACCACCCATAAACTCATATTTTTCGTAAACGACTGGGTATACCATTCTCCCATTTTCGGCAGGTTGGTGCGCCGGCTGGGATTCTTTCCGGTTTCCGAAGGTCTGGAGGGTAATTTGGACCGCCTGAAAAAGAAGGTGGACCAGGGATATTCACTGATGATCTTCCCTGAAGGAGAACGCTCGTTCACTAATTCGGTGCAAAGATTTCACAAGGGTGCATTTTATCTGGCGCAACATCTTAAACTGGATATTCTGCCCGTTTACATTCACGGTACTTCCGAAGTAATGCCCAAGGGCGACCTTTTTATTCATGACGGCAGTATTACCGTAGTTACGGGCAAGCGGATTGCCTGGGATGATATGTCTTTTGGTGAGACTTACCAGCAAAGAGCAAAAAAAGTAAATGCGCTGTTCCGTGAGAAGTTTTCCGAACTGAGAAAAGAACTCGAAGATGAGGATTATTTCGCAAAAAAGATACTGATGAACTATCACTATATGGAGAAGGAAATCGTGAAGGATGTTCATGCCGACTGGAAAGGAAACAAAAGTCTTTACCTTAAACTGAATTCCCGGATTGGACCAAAAGACATCATACTCCATATTTCTGCAGATTACGGCCAACTGGATATGCTCCTGACACTTCAGGAAGCCGGGCGGCAAATCATTTCGTACATCCGTGATGCCGAAAAAGGCAATACCGCCAGACAAAACTATCTTCTGCAAAAGCGCAGGATACACTATCTGGACTCTTTTGAAAACCTGGAAACAGTTCCGGAGGTACTGCTCATCAGTGATCCCAGCTTTAAGCTGGATGAACTCGTTGAACTTCCAGCACGAATTATATTTCTGAACAGACCGGAGGTGCAGGCTCCTGCCGGCTATCAAACATCAGAGGCAACAGATGGGCTTACCTTCTTTAAGATAATGGATAAATTTTAA
- the uppS gene encoding polyprenyl diphosphate synthase encodes MLSVKDQINPEHLPRHVAIIMDGNGRWAKSRGKERTYGHKSALTAVRDAINACNEIHIPYLTLYTFSSENWNRPNDEVNSLMDLLAETLLLEAEEIFTKGLRLHIIGDIEKLPDLVRDQLQNVMDLTKDNKRGNLILALSYGSQKEILNAVKQISSKVKAGEISEDDIDEKLFEDHLYTKDFPPVDLMIRTSGEVRISNFLLWQMAYAEMQFLDMLWPDFNRETFFNCILDYQMKERRYGKTSEQLEHE; translated from the coding sequence ATGCTGTCAGTAAAAGATCAAATCAATCCCGAGCATCTTCCCCGTCATGTGGCCATTATTATGGATGGAAACGGCAGGTGGGCAAAATCCCGGGGAAAGGAACGCACATACGGACACAAAAGTGCTTTAACGGCGGTAAGAGATGCCATTAATGCCTGTAATGAGATTCATATTCCCTATCTCACTCTATACACTTTTTCTTCAGAGAACTGGAACCGGCCTAATGACGAAGTAAACAGCCTCATGGATTTGCTGGCGGAAACGCTTTTGCTGGAAGCTGAGGAAATTTTTACGAAAGGTTTGCGTTTACACATCATTGGCGATATCGAAAAGCTGCCGGATTTGGTGCGTGATCAGTTGCAGAATGTAATGGATCTTACAAAAGACAACAAACGCGGAAACCTGATCCTGGCATTAAGTTACGGCTCCCAGAAAGAAATCCTTAATGCTGTTAAGCAGATCAGCAGTAAAGTTAAGGCAGGTGAGATCAGTGAAGATGATATAGACGAAAAACTTTTTGAAGATCATCTTTACACAAAAGACTTCCCCCCTGTCGATCTGATGATCCGCACCAGCGGTGAAGTGAGAATAAGTAATTTTCTACTGTGGCAGATGGCTTATGCAGAGATGCAGTTTTTGGATATGCTGTGGCCGGACTTTAACCGTGAAACCTTTTTCAACTGTATCCTGGACTACCAGATGAAGGAAAGGAGATATGGCAAGACCAGTGAACAGTTGGAGCACGAATAA
- a CDS encoding formimidoylglutamase, which produces MNIEDIIIPAGKIETEKWQLGNLISGEIAEGGIVLIFCSDYRGLNGGEAEIHGFRKVRRELYNLSRLDFEIPVCDLGDLISGKSHEDTHYILQELLSICHDKKAVPVVIGGSCDFSFALFSALSHYHREISYTNISAMISLDDQGEGLNVKNYLARILGSKNFPLRDYHHMAYQKHLNELDSVKLMKEVEFDVIRLAEMMGSTENTEPYFRRADLVTVNCDSVEGPAGGFSVNPQVNGLNRREVCAYMKEVGLSENLKSVGIFNFNPHSDSLLNQQLLAQMVWHLIEGINIQRSHPKERRMETFYVPMDDVHFAFKRDSFSGLWYFGDDEDVEKLIPCSPAEYAQAKRGTLPARLMRDRR; this is translated from the coding sequence ATGAATATTGAAGATATAATCATTCCGGCCGGTAAAATTGAAACCGAAAAATGGCAATTGGGAAATTTGATTTCCGGCGAGATTGCTGAAGGTGGTATCGTCCTTATTTTCTGTTCAGATTACCGTGGTTTAAACGGTGGTGAGGCTGAAATACATGGTTTCAGAAAGGTGAGGCGGGAACTTTATAACCTTTCCCGTCTGGATTTTGAAATTCCCGTATGTGATCTGGGCGATTTAATCTCCGGGAAATCTCATGAGGATACCCACTATATTTTGCAGGAGCTGCTTTCAATCTGTCACGATAAGAAGGCGGTTCCCGTAGTGATTGGCGGCAGCTGTGATTTTTCATTTGCGCTGTTTTCCGCACTCAGTCATTACCACCGGGAAATAAGTTATACCAACATTTCGGCTATGATTTCTCTGGATGATCAGGGCGAAGGATTAAACGTAAAAAATTATCTGGCCAGGATTCTGGGTTCCAAAAACTTCCCGTTGCGGGATTATCATCACATGGCTTACCAAAAGCATCTCAATGAGCTGGATTCCGTAAAACTGATGAAGGAAGTTGAGTTTGACGTAATCCGTCTGGCTGAGATGATGGGATCTACAGAAAACACTGAACCTTATTTCAGGAGGGCAGATCTGGTAACTGTAAACTGTGACTCCGTGGAAGGTCCTGCCGGAGGTTTCTCAGTGAATCCCCAGGTGAACGGGCTGAACCGCCGTGAGGTTTGTGCCTATATGAAGGAGGTAGGCCTCAGTGAGAATCTGAAGTCGGTGGGTATATTCAATTTTAATCCGCATTCCGACTCTTTGCTTAATCAGCAGTTGCTGGCCCAGATGGTTTGGCATCTCATAGAAGGTATTAATATTCAGAGGTCGCATCCTAAGGAGCGGCGCATGGAAACCTTTTATGTACCTATGGACGATGTTCATTTTGCTTTTAAGCGGGACAGCTTTTCAGGATTGTGGTATTTTGGAGATGATGAAGATGTAGAAAAGCTAATTCCCTGCTCGCCGGCAGAGTATGCCCAGGCTAAAAGAGGAACACTGCCCGCGCGGCTCATGCGTGACCGCCGTTAG